One window from the genome of Spiractinospora alimapuensis encodes:
- a CDS encoding type IV secretory system conjugative DNA transfer family protein, translated as MTGPQGRAGQPMGDELTNILLIAIGGLLGVAFVLRAAGSIAAFLTGTPQPTTGATGGVAVFFHPSDPGGQLGAEGLNPVVYWITAALMLTALTAAGLWVWSLIRRLSRQAAGDPHRKEGTATRHEAAKAASVKALMRRAGTLRPSLDNPQPGDVRYRLGTAHRREVWASVEDSILLIGPPRSGKGLHLIIPAILDAPGAVVTTSTRPDNVTACLRARKRIGPVAVFDPQHLAEGLPAGMRWSPIRGCESPQTAMIRAAGLASATGLSAGGVEGGDFWEGKTKAALQALLHAAALDSRSPSELFRWTLDPTSAADAVAILTNHPDAATGWADSLASMIDADPRTRDSIWQGVSLSLAALADPRVLDAVSPAEGEEFDPEAFIRDRGTLFLLATGAGAGNSAALVAALVEDLVETARRMAARSTGARLDPPLLLCLDEIGNLAPLPSLPTLMAEGGGTGITTLAVLQSLAQARDKWNEHQAGAIWDASIVKIILGGASNSRDLQDLSTLIGERDELTDTTTVGDHGSRSNQRSVRRVAILPPDHIRRLPFGTAVTLLRSAPPIITDLRAWPDRPDGTQLQADRAEVEQLLHNAHQQ; from the coding sequence ATGACCGGCCCGCAGGGCCGCGCCGGCCAGCCGATGGGCGACGAACTCACCAACATCCTGCTCATCGCGATCGGCGGACTGCTCGGGGTCGCGTTCGTGCTCCGTGCCGCGGGCAGTATTGCCGCGTTCCTCACCGGCACCCCGCAGCCGACCACCGGGGCGACCGGCGGGGTCGCGGTGTTCTTCCACCCCTCCGACCCGGGCGGGCAGCTCGGCGCTGAGGGTCTGAACCCCGTCGTCTACTGGATCACCGCCGCCCTCATGCTCACCGCCCTGACCGCCGCGGGGCTCTGGGTCTGGAGCCTGATCCGCCGGCTGAGTCGGCAGGCCGCGGGCGATCCGCACCGGAAGGAAGGCACCGCCACGCGGCATGAGGCCGCCAAGGCGGCGTCAGTGAAGGCGCTCATGCGGCGGGCCGGCACCCTCCGCCCCAGCCTGGACAACCCGCAGCCGGGTGATGTCCGGTATCGGCTCGGCACCGCGCACCGCCGGGAGGTGTGGGCGAGCGTGGAGGACTCGATCCTGCTGATCGGCCCGCCCCGCTCCGGCAAGGGCCTGCACCTGATCATCCCGGCGATCCTCGACGCCCCCGGCGCCGTCGTCACCACCTCCACGCGCCCGGATAACGTCACCGCGTGCCTGCGCGCCCGCAAACGCATCGGCCCGGTCGCGGTGTTCGACCCCCAGCATCTCGCCGAAGGCCTGCCGGCGGGGATGCGCTGGTCACCGATCCGCGGATGCGAGTCCCCGCAGACCGCGATGATCCGCGCCGCCGGCCTCGCCTCCGCGACCGGCCTCTCCGCGGGCGGGGTCGAAGGCGGCGACTTCTGGGAAGGCAAAACCAAAGCCGCGCTGCAGGCCCTGCTGCACGCCGCCGCCCTCGACAGCCGGTCGCCATCTGAGCTGTTCCGCTGGACCCTCGACCCCACCAGCGCAGCGGACGCGGTCGCGATCCTCACCAACCACCCCGACGCGGCGACCGGGTGGGCGGACTCGCTCGCGTCGATGATCGACGCCGACCCGCGCACGAGAGATTCCATCTGGCAGGGCGTCAGCCTCTCGCTGGCGGCGCTGGCGGACCCGCGGGTGCTCGATGCCGTCTCACCCGCAGAGGGCGAGGAATTCGACCCCGAGGCGTTCATCCGCGATCGCGGCACCCTGTTCCTCCTCGCCACCGGCGCCGGCGCCGGGAACAGCGCCGCGCTCGTCGCCGCACTGGTCGAAGACCTCGTGGAGACCGCCCGCCGCATGGCCGCCCGCTCCACCGGTGCCCGGTTGGACCCGCCGCTGCTGTTGTGCCTGGATGAGATCGGGAACCTGGCACCTCTTCCCAGCCTGCCGACCCTGATGGCCGAGGGCGGCGGCACCGGCATCACCACCCTCGCCGTGCTCCAGTCCCTCGCGCAGGCGCGGGACAAGTGGAACGAGCACCAGGCCGGCGCGATCTGGGACGCGTCCATCGTGAAAATCATCCTCGGCGGCGCCTCCAACAGCCGCGACCTCCAGGACCTCTCCACGCTCATCGGGGAACGCGACGAGCTCACCGACACCACCACCGTCGGCGACCACGGCTCCCGCTCCAACCAACGCAGCGTGCGGCGGGTCGCGATCCTCCCGCCCGATCACATCCGACGCCTCCCGTTCGGCACCGCCGTCACCCTGCTGCGGTCGGCTCCGCCGATCATCACCGACCTGCGTGCCTGGCCCGACCGCCCCGACGGCACGCAGCTCCAGGCGGATCGAGCCGAGGTCGAACAGCTCCTGCACAACGCCCACCAGCAGTAA
- a CDS encoding CHAT domain-containing protein translates to MSRAAQRDKEAASAGSEANKWQAKASGYRKQEADLQTKLARAERSEADAAERKRKREQTAADRRAAAERAATEARFDRTEHAVGEALRELRAPKPEKLRVLLLGASSEGDLRVGREQKRIRSAVESALHRDLIELDVRPAATASDLLDGITKFRPHVVHFSGHSNEDLIVFEHDTDAPHAGHVVTARAFSRAIAATDDPPLLVLLNACKSAAQIDQLVADVVPFAIGMADSIDDGDAINYAAQFYASIANGQSVRSAHLSGQAALEMAGLDGAELPTLAAAPDVDPGATILVEPTD, encoded by the coding sequence TTGAGCCGGGCCGCGCAGCGTGACAAGGAGGCCGCGTCCGCCGGAAGCGAAGCGAACAAGTGGCAGGCCAAGGCCTCCGGCTACCGTAAGCAGGAAGCAGACCTCCAGACCAAGCTCGCACGAGCAGAGCGCTCCGAGGCCGACGCGGCGGAACGGAAGCGCAAGCGAGAGCAGACCGCGGCTGATCGGCGCGCAGCCGCCGAACGCGCGGCGACCGAAGCGCGCTTCGACCGCACGGAACATGCTGTCGGCGAAGCGCTCCGGGAACTGCGTGCACCCAAGCCCGAGAAGCTGCGGGTGCTGTTGCTCGGCGCGTCCTCCGAAGGCGATCTGCGCGTCGGGCGAGAGCAGAAGCGTATCCGATCCGCCGTCGAGTCCGCGCTGCACCGAGACCTGATCGAACTCGATGTCCGCCCTGCCGCGACCGCGAGCGACCTGCTGGACGGCATCACCAAGTTCCGTCCGCACGTCGTGCACTTCTCCGGACACAGCAACGAAGACCTCATCGTCTTCGAACACGACACCGACGCACCGCACGCCGGGCACGTCGTCACGGCGCGCGCGTTCTCCCGCGCCATCGCCGCCACTGACGACCCGCCCCTGCTCGTGCTGCTCAACGCCTGCAAATCTGCCGCGCAGATCGATCAACTCGTCGCGGACGTCGTCCCGTTCGCTATCGGCATGGCCGACAGCATCGACGACGGAGACGCCATCAACTACGCCGCCCAGTTCTACGCCTCCATCGCGAACGGACAGTCCGTGCGCTCGGCGCATCTGTCCGGACAGGCCGCGTTGGAGATGGCCGGCCTCGACGGTGCCGAGCTCCCGACCCTCGCCGCAGCTCCCGACGTCGACCCCGGTGCCACGATCCTGGTCGAGCCCACCGACTGA
- a CDS encoding DUF6112 family protein: MKGHIVIDIDPNSSGLPGIEQLRTIVGAVMTVGLILAVLALIVSAIVWAYGSNSSNPHLAGRGKTGLLISCGAAVICGAAVALVNFGWSVGQQV, encoded by the coding sequence GTGAAAGGGCACATCGTGATCGACATCGACCCCAACTCCAGCGGACTGCCGGGCATCGAGCAGCTGCGTACCATCGTCGGCGCCGTGATGACCGTCGGCCTCATCCTCGCCGTGCTGGCGCTGATCGTCTCCGCGATCGTCTGGGCCTACGGCTCCAACTCCTCGAACCCGCATCTGGCGGGGCGGGGGAAGACGGGGCTGCTGATCTCCTGTGGCGCGGCCGTGATCTGCGGCGCCGCCGTCGCGCTGGTGAACTTCGGCTGGTCGGTCGGCCAGCAGGTCTAA
- a CDS encoding SCO6880 family protein, whose product MPRTDDTTESAGELVPVKFSRLTRRGLILGLSLSQMIALGIGGASLIGALYAGGGILIAYSAPIWAAAIALTWVKISGRALVEWIPVCAWWAWRTTGGQLLYRRRIVTPRPEGTLALPGDMARLREYTDPETGAGMIHDPTANTLTVVVSVTHPAFVLLDPSEQHRRVTAWGRVLATICRSGRVATLQVLERTLPDSGQGLAEWWAEHGTHDDSWASTTYSELIDRAGPAGERHATTLSLSLDMKAAGRQIRTAGGGLKGAANVLRQEMTTLLSALRAADLTPSGWLSTGELAVMLRTAYDPAIGPTLERHGQLGQDLATAGPVAVAETWERLRTDSGYHAVLWISEWPRAMVYPGFLAPITLSTGIQRSISLICTPLRTDQAVRDIRKKKVEYISDRAQRAKIGQIQDASQTAEYEDVLRQEADLTAGHGVLRYTGLIAITAPTVEELDTAVAAIEQAAIQASCETRRLVGQQAAAFTAAALPIARRI is encoded by the coding sequence ATGCCACGCACCGACGACACAACGGAGTCAGCTGGCGAGCTGGTGCCGGTGAAGTTCTCCCGCCTCACCCGACGCGGCCTCATCCTGGGCCTGTCACTGTCGCAGATGATCGCCCTCGGCATCGGCGGCGCCTCCCTGATCGGAGCGCTCTACGCTGGCGGCGGCATCCTCATCGCCTACTCCGCCCCCATCTGGGCGGCCGCGATCGCCCTGACCTGGGTGAAGATCAGCGGCCGAGCCCTGGTCGAATGGATACCCGTCTGCGCCTGGTGGGCCTGGCGCACCACCGGCGGACAGCTTCTCTACCGCCGCCGAATCGTCACCCCGAGACCGGAGGGCACGCTCGCGCTGCCCGGCGACATGGCCAGGTTGCGCGAGTACACCGATCCCGAGACCGGGGCCGGGATGATCCACGACCCGACCGCGAACACGCTCACCGTGGTGGTGTCGGTCACGCATCCGGCGTTCGTGCTGCTCGACCCGTCCGAGCAGCACCGCCGCGTCACCGCCTGGGGCCGCGTGCTCGCCACGATCTGCCGCTCCGGCCGGGTCGCCACCCTCCAAGTCCTGGAGCGGACGCTGCCGGATTCGGGGCAGGGGCTCGCCGAATGGTGGGCCGAGCACGGCACCCACGACGACTCCTGGGCCTCCACCACCTACAGCGAGCTGATCGACCGTGCCGGGCCTGCCGGGGAACGTCACGCCACGACGCTGTCGTTGTCGTTGGATATGAAGGCGGCGGGCCGGCAGATCCGCACCGCCGGTGGCGGCCTGAAAGGGGCGGCGAACGTGCTCCGCCAGGAGATGACCACCCTCCTCTCCGCGCTCCGCGCCGCCGACCTCACCCCCTCCGGCTGGCTGTCCACGGGCGAGCTGGCGGTGATGCTGCGCACCGCCTACGACCCCGCCATCGGGCCGACTCTGGAACGCCACGGACAGCTCGGCCAGGACCTCGCGACCGCCGGCCCGGTCGCGGTCGCCGAGACGTGGGAGCGGTTGCGGACCGATTCCGGCTATCACGCCGTGCTCTGGATCTCGGAGTGGCCCCGCGCGATGGTGTATCCCGGGTTCCTCGCCCCCATCACCTTGTCGACAGGGATACAGCGGTCGATCTCGCTGATCTGCACCCCGCTCCGCACCGACCAAGCCGTGCGCGATATCCGCAAGAAGAAGGTGGAGTACATCAGCGACCGCGCCCAGCGGGCGAAGATCGGGCAGATCCAGGACGCCTCCCAGACCGCCGAGTACGAGGACGTGCTGCGCCAGGAAGCCGATCTGACCGCCGGGCACGGGGTGCTGCGCTACACCGGCCTCATCGCCATCACCGCCCCCACCGTCGAAGAGCTCGACACGGCGGTCGCGGCGATCGAGCAGGCCGCGATCCAGGCGTCATGCGAAACCCGGCGCCTGGTTGGGCAGCAGGCCGCCGCGTTCACCGCCGCCGCCCTGCCCATCGCCCGCCGCATCTGA
- a CDS encoding conjugal transfer protein TrbL, producing MSVCDIPVISNVCDAVGEGTASLIAAPFDWLASSMAGAAAWLMETMWTVFDTTTLVDLNQDGFVSVYNIVFGIALFIIAIFFFLQLITGMIQRDPGALSRAALGAGKSILGSFVVITLTTVLLLEIVDQLCIGLIQAAGETTESMGNQLLLLAGALSGLNIAAPGVGAIVSIFLAGLMIAAIGIVWFSLLIRKALILVTVVLAPLALSGASWDVTKGWIGKWVTFLIALIVSKLVLVVVFLVAITQVATPIDAGLTAVTEPIAGIVLLGIAAFAPYMVYRLLSFVGFDLYNTMGAEQDAKNAMNRPLPIPTRGGEGPKKILDGSSGGGGGDGDGGGSPPAAKPPASTETAGTETATAEAGTETAASSGPAAPVVAGVIVAKEAAEAGPEAGNEVGAQADTAAAGAQNTGNTTTPGGDVGSGGTPPAPSAPVPNTPTEPAEPGPAGGKE from the coding sequence GTGAGCGTGTGCGATATCCCCGTCATCTCGAATGTGTGCGACGCGGTCGGTGAGGGCACCGCGTCCCTGATCGCCGCCCCGTTCGACTGGCTCGCCTCCTCGATGGCCGGGGCCGCGGCCTGGCTGATGGAGACGATGTGGACCGTCTTCGACACCACCACCCTGGTCGACCTGAACCAGGACGGGTTCGTCTCGGTCTACAACATCGTCTTCGGGATCGCCCTGTTCATCATCGCGATCTTCTTCTTCCTCCAACTCATCACGGGGATGATCCAGCGCGACCCCGGCGCCCTCTCACGTGCCGCGCTCGGGGCGGGCAAGTCGATCCTGGGCAGCTTCGTGGTCATCACGTTGACGACGGTGCTGCTGCTGGAGATCGTCGACCAGCTGTGCATCGGCCTCATCCAGGCCGCCGGGGAGACCACCGAATCGATGGGCAACCAGCTCCTCCTCCTCGCTGGCGCCCTGTCCGGGCTGAACATCGCCGCCCCCGGCGTGGGCGCGATCGTCAGCATCTTCCTCGCCGGGCTGATGATCGCCGCGATCGGGATCGTCTGGTTCAGCTTGTTGATCCGCAAGGCGCTGATCCTCGTCACCGTGGTCCTCGCCCCGCTGGCGTTGTCGGGGGCGTCGTGGGATGTGACGAAGGGGTGGATCGGGAAGTGGGTGACGTTCCTGATCGCCCTGATCGTCTCGAAGCTGGTGCTCGTCGTGGTGTTCTTGGTCGCGATCACGCAGGTCGCGACCCCCATCGACGCCGGCTTGACCGCGGTGACCGAGCCGATCGCCGGGATCGTGCTGCTCGGGATCGCGGCGTTTGCCCCCTACATGGTCTACCGGCTCCTGAGTTTCGTGGGCTTCGACCTCTACAACACCATGGGCGCCGAGCAGGACGCGAAGAACGCCATGAACCGGCCCCTCCCGATCCCCACCCGGGGCGGTGAGGGCCCGAAGAAGATCCTCGACGGCTCCAGCGGCGGCGGTGGTGGTGACGGGGATGGCGGTGGGAGCCCGCCCGCGGCGAAGCCGCCCGCCAGCACTGAGACCGCGGGGACGGAGACCGCGACCGCCGAGGCGGGAACGGAGACGGCCGCGAGCAGCGGGCCTGCCGCCCCGGTCGTGGCCGGCGTGATCGTGGCCAAAGAAGCCGCCGAGGCCGGCCCCGAGGCCGGCAATGAGGTCGGCGCCCAGGCCGACACTGCCGCCGCGGGAGCGCAGAACACCGGCAACACCACCACCCCCGGAGGCGATGTCGGTTCGGGCGGTACGCCGCCGGCTCCGTCGGCGCCGGTGCCCAACACCCCAACCGAACCGGCAGAACCCGGCCCGGCCGGAGGGAAGGAGTAG
- a CDS encoding TraC family protein produces the protein MSGDREKLHSAVLVAPAKERRRLRKQRRQAAAELVAAQRERERAEARAKRERERAEARAKRERERAEARAKRERERAELRATRYLPAAGEPGPATLRTPGRFRLPKHQDTSAMLSGAYPFLAEGGLGSHGVFIGQDLYSGGSFVYDPWVLYANGVITAPNVVVAGIVGSGKSSLAKSLYTRSLGFGRRVYIPGDPKGEHTAVAEAVGGRAIKLGHGLPSRLNPLDEGYRPAGMSDEQWTATVVSRRRDLIGALTETVLARPMSPLEHTAIDTALAATMRGNSVPILPMIVDHLLDPAGDEDGRLREDGRMVGHALRRLVAGDLAGLFDGPSTEVFDPSLPMISLDLSQVTENSTLISALMTCSSAWMEAALLDPAGGQRWCIYDEAWRLMSQPALLRRMDAHWRLARAYGIANAMIFHKVSDLDNVGDQGSAMRGLANSLLANAETRIIYRQESDQLGPTSAALGLTGTEQALLPTLGVGQGLWKIKGSSYVVQHQLHPAENRLFDTSSRAAARS, from the coding sequence GTGAGCGGCGACCGCGAGAAGCTGCACTCCGCCGTCCTCGTCGCCCCGGCCAAGGAGCGGCGCCGGCTGCGCAAGCAGCGCCGGCAGGCGGCGGCGGAGCTCGTTGCCGCACAGCGGGAACGTGAGCGGGCCGAGGCGAGGGCGAAGCGGGAACGTGAGCGGGCCGAGGCGAGGGCGAAGCGGGAACGTGAGCGGGCCGAGGCGAGGGCGAAGCGGGAGCGTGAGCGGGCTGAGCTGCGGGCGACCCGGTATCTGCCCGCCGCCGGCGAGCCCGGTCCGGCGACGCTGCGCACGCCGGGCCGGTTTCGCCTCCCGAAGCATCAGGACACCTCGGCGATGCTGTCTGGGGCGTATCCGTTTCTCGCCGAGGGCGGCCTCGGCTCCCACGGCGTGTTCATCGGGCAGGACCTCTACTCAGGCGGGTCATTCGTTTACGACCCGTGGGTTTTGTATGCGAACGGGGTCATCACCGCCCCGAACGTCGTGGTCGCCGGGATCGTCGGCTCCGGCAAGTCGAGCCTGGCGAAGAGCCTCTACACGCGCTCGCTCGGGTTCGGTCGCCGCGTCTACATCCCCGGCGACCCGAAAGGCGAACACACGGCCGTGGCGGAAGCCGTCGGCGGGCGGGCGATCAAGCTCGGCCACGGCCTGCCCTCACGCTTGAATCCCCTCGATGAGGGCTACCGGCCGGCCGGGATGAGCGACGAACAATGGACCGCGACCGTCGTCTCCCGGCGACGCGACCTGATCGGAGCATTGACGGAGACCGTACTGGCGCGGCCCATGTCGCCGTTGGAGCACACCGCGATCGACACCGCCCTGGCGGCGACCATGCGCGGCAACTCGGTGCCGATCCTGCCGATGATCGTTGACCACCTTCTCGACCCCGCCGGCGACGAGGACGGCAGGCTCCGAGAGGACGGGCGGATGGTCGGCCACGCCCTGCGCCGCCTGGTCGCCGGTGACCTCGCCGGCTTGTTCGATGGTCCCTCGACGGAGGTGTTCGATCCGTCGCTGCCGATGATCTCCCTCGACCTCTCCCAGGTCACCGAGAACTCCACCCTCATCTCCGCGCTCATGACCTGCTCCAGCGCGTGGATGGAAGCCGCCCTCCTCGACCCCGCCGGCGGGCAGCGGTGGTGCATCTACGACGAAGCCTGGCGCCTCATGTCCCAGCCCGCCCTGCTGAGGCGGATGGACGCGCACTGGCGGCTCGCCAGGGCGTATGGGATCGCGAACGCGATGATCTTCCACAAGGTCTCCGATCTCGACAATGTCGGCGATCAGGGCTCGGCCATGCGCGGCCTCGCCAACTCCTTGTTGGCGAACGCGGAGACGAGGATCATCTACCGGCAAGAGAGCGACCAGCTCGGCCCCACCTCCGCGGCGCTCGGCCTGACCGGCACCGAACAGGCCCTGCTGCCGACGCTGGGGGTCGGGCAGGGGCTGTGGAAGATCAAGGGCTCCTCCTACGTCGTCCAACACCAGCTGCACCCGGCCGAGAATCGGCTCTTCGACACGAGCTCGCGGGCGGCGGCGCGCAGCTGA
- a CDS encoding ParB N-terminal domain-containing protein, which translates to MSIELERAVSSIRIGNRHRTDLGDIDALAASIARDGLLQPPTITPDGVLVCGRRRLAAIQQLGWRTVNVWVRQGISDRLGQLLAEQDDNLLHKDLTPLEAASLYRELKTLLAEDAARRQEASRFSTDHQPSETGEGGEDGGGKFPTPSPTPSPSAAGEARQQAAAMIPGAASYRTLDKIEAIQQAADRDDLPDDTRAQVADALARIEAGAPVHPIFEEVRALLDDPARTRDAELDRLAQEAVARAKNRPRRTKTAAAPAPARLTVWTARSFVVIWGELVDWWTHYDPAVLAGELTEEQIEMFLTIADGTARFATALRAARNQNTDNDDDRAEGEGGVRHLRAL; encoded by the coding sequence ATGAGCATCGAGCTGGAACGGGCCGTGTCCTCGATCAGGATCGGGAACCGGCACCGCACCGACCTGGGCGACATCGACGCCCTGGCCGCGTCCATCGCTCGCGACGGGCTGCTCCAGCCTCCGACGATCACCCCGGACGGGGTGCTCGTGTGCGGCAGGCGCCGGCTCGCCGCGATCCAGCAACTCGGCTGGCGCACCGTGAACGTGTGGGTGCGGCAAGGGATCTCCGACCGGCTCGGGCAACTCCTCGCGGAGCAGGACGACAACCTTCTACACAAGGACCTCACCCCACTGGAAGCCGCATCCCTCTACCGCGAGCTCAAGACCCTCCTCGCCGAGGACGCGGCCCGCCGTCAGGAAGCATCCCGGTTCAGCACCGATCACCAACCGTCCGAGACCGGCGAGGGTGGGGAGGACGGTGGCGGAAAATTTCCGACACCGTCACCGACACCTTCACCGAGTGCGGCGGGTGAGGCGCGGCAGCAGGCGGCGGCGATGATCCCGGGCGCGGCGTCGTATCGGACGCTGGACAAGATCGAGGCGATCCAGCAGGCCGCCGACCGTGACGACCTCCCCGACGACACCCGAGCCCAGGTCGCGGATGCGTTGGCACGGATCGAGGCGGGCGCGCCGGTGCATCCGATCTTCGAGGAGGTCCGCGCCCTCCTCGACGACCCCGCCCGGACCCGGGATGCGGAGTTGGACCGGCTCGCACAGGAAGCGGTCGCCCGCGCCAAGAACCGGCCCCGCCGCACGAAGACGGCGGCCGCTCCCGCGCCGGCGAGGCTCACGGTGTGGACGGCCCGCTCGTTCGTCGTGATCTGGGGCGAACTGGTCGACTGGTGGACGCATTACGACCCGGCCGTGCTCGCCGGCGAGCTCACCGAGGAGCAGATCGAGATGTTCCTGACGATCGCCGACGGCACCGCCCGCTTCGCCACCGCCCTCCGCGCCGCACGCAACCAGAACACCGACAACGACGACGACCGTGCAGAGGGCGAGGGTGGGGTACGGCATCTGCGCGCCCTCTGA
- a CDS encoding M23 family metallopeptidase, with protein MLRKTIAGLAALVLLGPMVVLVSVGLLVNPSAASCAAPGGSVQVGDVPDELTSTTRDGEPIVLGKAELTHAATIIETGSTIDGVGRDGIVIALMAALTESRMRMLANTSAYPESGDYPNDGDGSDNDSLGLFQMRPASGWGTVAELMDPDYQAAAFYGGPGGPNGGSPRGLLDIPGWEQMGKGEAAQSVEVSAFPDRYDNFEPVAEDILTALTSSGTGSGDPGPTRAPVLVGAEPVESSRVVFPLPEGTWVPTSPFGPRTHPITGEQSFHTGSDFSAPDGTPILAAADGTVTVSEFSGGYGGLVVIEHRIDGKTMATAYAHSWEHGIHVAPGDTVRAGQHIADVGSSGMSTGPHLHFEVRDGGTDGEYIDPAKWLNDHDAADLDESDVTPPGQEGCDTGSDGEAPGDPAPVEGDPDELVDDPTSGGQITVRTRSVYEQTLAAFPESTWACYSPRPGSKSEHPIGRACDVAFGNAIGQYPTPAQLEYGWRVTDWLQEHAEILGVEYLIWQGKIWSLARADEGWRDYSGGGMHDPSDVTGGHFDHLHITVREGA; from the coding sequence ATGCTGCGCAAAACGATCGCGGGGCTCGCCGCCCTCGTCCTGCTCGGCCCGATGGTCGTGCTCGTCTCGGTCGGGCTGCTCGTCAACCCCTCCGCCGCCTCCTGCGCCGCCCCCGGCGGCAGCGTGCAGGTCGGTGACGTGCCGGACGAGCTGACCTCGACCACCCGCGACGGGGAACCGATCGTCCTCGGCAAGGCCGAGCTCACCCACGCCGCCACGATCATCGAGACCGGTTCGACCATTGACGGGGTCGGCCGGGATGGGATCGTGATCGCGTTGATGGCGGCGTTGACCGAGTCGCGGATGCGGATGCTCGCCAACACCTCCGCGTATCCGGAGAGCGGCGACTACCCGAACGACGGCGATGGCTCGGACAACGACTCGTTGGGGCTGTTTCAGATGCGGCCGGCCTCCGGGTGGGGCACCGTCGCCGAGCTCATGGACCCCGACTATCAGGCCGCCGCGTTCTACGGTGGCCCGGGCGGCCCCAACGGCGGCTCACCGAGAGGGCTGCTGGACATTCCCGGGTGGGAGCAGATGGGCAAGGGCGAGGCCGCCCAGTCGGTGGAAGTCAGCGCGTTCCCGGACCGCTACGACAACTTCGAGCCGGTCGCCGAAGACATCCTCACCGCCCTCACCAGCAGCGGCACTGGCAGTGGCGATCCCGGCCCTACCCGTGCTCCGGTCCTGGTGGGTGCGGAGCCGGTCGAGTCCTCGCGGGTGGTGTTCCCGCTGCCGGAGGGCACGTGGGTGCCGACGAGCCCGTTCGGGCCGAGGACGCATCCGATCACCGGGGAGCAGTCCTTCCACACCGGCAGCGATTTCTCCGCCCCGGACGGCACGCCGATCCTCGCAGCCGCGGACGGCACCGTGACGGTCTCGGAGTTCTCCGGCGGCTACGGCGGTCTCGTCGTCATCGAGCACCGCATCGACGGGAAGACCATGGCGACGGCGTACGCGCATTCCTGGGAGCACGGTATCCACGTCGCGCCGGGTGACACGGTGCGGGCCGGGCAGCACATCGCCGACGTCGGCAGCTCGGGGATGTCGACGGGGCCGCATCTGCATTTCGAGGTCCGCGACGGCGGCACGGACGGCGAGTACATCGACCCCGCGAAGTGGCTCAACGACCACGACGCCGCCGACCTCGACGAGTCCGACGTCACCCCGCCCGGGCAAGAAGGCTGCGACACCGGCTCCGACGGCGAAGCGCCGGGTGATCCGGCCCCGGTGGAGGGCGACCCGGACGAGCTGGTGGACGACCCCACCAGCGGTGGGCAGATCACGGTGCGGACGCGCAGCGTCTACGAACAGACCCTCGCCGCGTTCCCGGAGTCGACGTGGGCGTGCTACTCGCCCCGGCCGGGATCGAAATCGGAGCATCCCATCGGGCGTGCGTGTGATGTGGCGTTCGGGAATGCGATCGGCCAGTACCCGACCCCGGCCCAGCTCGAGTACGGGTGGCGGGTCACCGACTGGCTCCAAGAGCACGCCGAGATCCTCGGCGTCGAGTACCTGATCTGGCAAGGGAAGATCTGGTCCCTCGCCCGCGCCGATGAGGGCTGGCGCGACTACAGCGGTGGCGGGATGCACGACCCCTCAGATGTGACCGGCGGGCACTTCGACCACCTCCACATCACGGTCCGGGAGGGGGCGTGA
- a CDS encoding DUF6112 family protein — protein sequence MEVFPDFEGLSGIEDLREVAGAVLMFVLIVAVLMLIVSGVCWAIGSSNGNYQLAARGRAGVFVSFAGAILAGAGVAWLNWLITIGNQL from the coding sequence ATGGAGGTGTTCCCGGATTTCGAAGGGCTGTCGGGGATCGAGGATCTGCGGGAGGTCGCCGGCGCGGTGTTGATGTTCGTGCTGATCGTGGCGGTGCTGATGCTGATCGTCTCAGGCGTCTGCTGGGCGATCGGCTCCAGCAACGGCAACTACCAGCTCGCCGCCCGCGGCCGGGCCGGGGTGTTCGTGTCCTTCGCCGGCGCGATCCTCGCCGGCGCCGGCGTGGCGTGGCTGAACTGGCTCATCACCATCGGCAACCAGCTCTAA
- a CDS encoding single-stranded DNA-binding protein, protein MSEQKPNVDPEISEAFYGFVASNPKPTTHDGKPRLYFRAGQEHYEFAPDGSRIKLPTTFHDVVAFRGAAEAGDRKLAKGDWFLAIGHTEPSTHPKTGVEETEFIASRFGHDLARMNTHVGSPRRLSQMEPPNRQQPQRQVGFEPPEHEQPGHEQPARAM, encoded by the coding sequence ATGAGCGAGCAGAAGCCCAACGTCGACCCGGAGATCAGTGAAGCCTTCTACGGGTTCGTCGCCTCGAATCCGAAGCCGACCACGCACGACGGCAAGCCGCGCCTGTACTTCCGGGCCGGGCAGGAGCATTACGAGTTCGCACCCGACGGGTCCAGGATCAAGCTCCCCACCACCTTCCACGATGTCGTCGCGTTCCGCGGGGCGGCCGAAGCCGGCGATCGCAAGCTCGCCAAAGGCGACTGGTTCCTCGCGATCGGGCACACGGAACCGAGCACCCACCCCAAGACCGGGGTCGAGGAGACCGAGTTCATCGCGAGCCGGTTCGGCCACGATCTCGCCCGCATGAACACCCACGTGGGCAGCCCGCGCCGGCTTTCCCAGATGGAGCCCCCGAACCGGCAGCAGCCGCAGCGGCAGGTCGGCTTCGAGCCGCCCGAGCACGAACAGCCCGGCCACGAGCAGCCCGCCCGGGCCATGTGA